Proteins encoded in a region of the Oncorhynchus keta strain PuntledgeMale-10-30-2019 chromosome 3, Oket_V2, whole genome shotgun sequence genome:
- the LOC118368841 gene encoding pantothenate kinase 1-like: MKLRNVKKPAFPWFGMDIGGTLVKLVYFEPKDITAEEEQEEVENLKSIRRYLTSNTAYGKTGVRDVHLELKNLTMCGRTGNLHFIRFPTQAMHRFIQMGSDKNFSSLHTTLCATGGGAYKFENDFRTMADLELLKLDELDCLIHGLLYVDSVSFNGHPQCYYLENPSDTQNSVKTPCSLADPFPMLLVNIGSGVSILAVYSKDDYKRVTGTSLGGGTFLGLCCLLTGCETFEEALDMASRGDSSNVDKLVKDIYGGDYERFSLQGSAVASSFGHMMSKEKRDSISKEDLARAMLVTITNNIGSIARMCAVNEKIERVVFVGNFLRINTVSTKLLAYAMDFWSKGQLKALFLEHEGYFGAVGALLELLKSSEEP; encoded by the exons CCTTCCCCTGGTTTGGGATGGACATCGGCGGTACTCTGGTGAAGCTGGTCTACTTCGAGCCTAAGGACATCACGGcggaggaggaacaggaagaggtGGAAAACCTGAAGAGCATCCGCCGCTACCTGACCTCCAACACGGCGTACGGGAAGACGGGCGTCCGAGATGTCCACCTGGAACTGAAGAACCTGACCATGTGCGGTCGGACGGGCAACCTGCATTTCATCCGCTTCCCCACGCAGGCCATGCATCGCTTCATCCAGATGGGCAGCGACAAGAACTTCTCCAGCCTCCACACCACGCTCTGCGCCACTGGTGGAGGGGCCTACAAGTTTGAGAACGACTTCAGAACG ATGGCTGATTTAGAGCTGTTGAAGCTGGATGAGCTTGACTGTCTGATTCACGGCCTGCTCTATGTGGACTCCGTGAGCTTCAACGGCCACCCTCAGTGTTACTACTTGGAGAACCCGTCAGACACCCAGAACAGCGTGAAGACCCCGTGCAGTCTGGCCGACCCGTTCCCTATGCTGCTGGTTAACATTGGATCTGGGGTTAGCATCCTGGCTGTGTACTCCAAAGACGACTACAAACGGGTCACCGGTACCAG tCTTGGTGGGGGTACGTTCCTGGGCCTGTGCTGCTTGCTGACGGGGTGTGAGACGTTTGAAGAGGCGCTGGATATGGCTAGCAGAGGGGACAGCAGCAATGTGGACAAGCTGGTGAAGGATATCTACGGAGGAGACTATGAGCGTTTCAGCCTCCAAGGATCTGCTGTGGCCTCCAG CTTTGGCCACATGATGAGCAAAGAGAAACGAGACTCCATTAGCAAAGAGGACCTGGCCCGGGCTATGCTGGTTACCATCACCAATAACATAGGCTCCATCGCACGCATGTGTGCCGTCAACGAG AAAATCGAGAGAGTTGTGTTTGTTGGGAATTTCTTACGGATCAACACCGTGTCTACTAAGCTGCTGGCATATGCCATGGACTTCTGGTCCAAGGGACAACTGAAGGCCCTGTTCCTAGAACACGAG GGCTATTTTGGAGCGGTTGGGGCATTACTGGAGCTGTTAAAGTCGTCTGAGGAGCCATGA